AgaaaaccagagttcaattcccagcaccgtgtgcctgtaactccagctccatgggatctagcaccctcttttggcctccctaGGTacctgcacgcacacacgcacacacacacacaaaagtaaaaataaacaaaacgcAACCAAACAAATTGATATCACAGAAATAGTCATCAGAGACTATTTTGAACAACTATTAAGtcaataaattaaatattctaGCAGAAACATACTTCCCATGTACATAAAACCATCAAGATTTAATTATGAATAGAGAATTTGAACAAGGCAGTGAAGAAAttttattcatgattttaaaagttcttcCATCAAAGTAAAGCCCagtatctttgtttggttttgaaacagcatcttatgcctcccagctggcctcaaactgtgcTCCTGCCTAAACACCCCATAGACTGGTGTCACAGCCGTGTGCTAACGCTCCCTGTTGCCTACTAAACTATTAAACAACTAATACTAACCCCCCTCaaatttatcagaaaaaaaatggaaagaaaataatatatttaaattttgttaatgATACTAGAATTACACTGGTAAAAAAAagtcaggagagagaaaaaaaaactatagaccATACCCCTTTGGTGGTGTGAATAAGAATGCCTCCACAGGCTCACACGGAGTggctatttgaaaggattaggacatgtgaccttgttgaaggaagtatgtcactggcagtgggatttgaggttttaaatgctcaagccaaactcagtgtctctctttcttctgcctgtagattcagatgtagaactctcagctacctctccagcaccatgtctgtctgaatgtcaccatacttcccaccatgataataatgaactaaaccccTGAATCTGTAAGACTgtcccaattaaatgatttattttaaaagagttgccatggttatggtgcctcttcacagcaataaaacattgACAGAGATACACTTGATGAATACAAATGGAAAAATCCTTAACAACACCCTAGCAAATAGAATCCAACAGCATATTAAAAACACCATTAGCCATGGTTGAATAAGACTTAACCCTAGAACATAGGATCAATCAATATGCACTAACAAGCATGGTGCCTGGACTGGCAGAATGAAGAACCATAGCATCTCTCAATAGATACTGATGAGCATCTGACAGAGCTTAACATCCACACACAGCAAACTAGCTCTAGAAGGGCCATCTCTCAGCACAAGAATCATATGACCTTGGGTCACATGCCCAGTGGAGAGCAGTTGAAAGTTTTCCGGAGAAAAGGACAGGAGATcccactcctccttctcttccacacGGTATGATGATCTCTGGATGAACTGAACAATCTAACTAAGCAAGATAAAAACGTAAAAGGCATCCAAATGAGAGAGTATAAATGAAATCATTCCCATGTGCACAGGAAATGATCGTGTACACAGAAAACCCCAAGGGCTGTTAGAGCTAATAAAAGATTTCAGGTATTAtagtcacagtgatgagaaagtaagtaaacacagaaaccgATATTCCTGATTATATGGCTTTTCTGCACGGCCCAAAGCCATATGCGAAGGGAGAGGCCAGGAACTGAGGATGGGGAAGGGAGGCGGCATTCACAAGAGTGAATTTCTCTAACTCCAAGGCTTctttagaattaaaaaagaaatctcaagtcAACACAAACAAATGAGTGAAGAAAGTAATAGTTCAGAACAAATAATACATACCTGGAATACATGAGGAGAACTATTTTGTAGGAAGGCAAAATGGCAATCATCTCTTTACTTTTTGCTTATTGGGTAAAGTAATTTAAAACTGCTGACCAATTTTACCAGAGGTCCAGCTTCTGTGGAGAATCAACCAACAGTGTGAATGCACAAACTCTTTGGTGCACAGAATCTGCTTCTGGAATCTATTCACAAACATGCACGCTCAGATGCAAAATCATACACAAATAACAAGTGAATGTTTACCAAATAAATGTTTATTCAAACGTAAGTGGGAGATTGGACGTGATTTAAATATCCATTTTAAGGAGATGAACTAGAGAAGTTCAAGTATATTTAGTGGAATACGATATTTAAAAAACTAGAGTAACCTCTAAGACATAAGCTACATTGCAGACATGCAGATGCATGTTTGGCAGCCTTGTTTCATGTTTGACTTTGGAGAGGTCTCCAGTTTCATGTTTAACTTTAGAGAGGTCTCCAGTTTCATGTTTATCTTTAGAGACGTCTCCCTAAACTGCCTTTGCTTCCTTCACATCTCAGACCTGCTTCTGGAGTCTCCCAGCAGCTCCTGCTCAGGTGCTTACACTGTACCTGTCTTGTGTTCTTTTAgaaacacacctacacacatgcacacaggtagtGGGCATGTCTATGGATATAAACAAGACACATCAACATTTGGGAAACTGGCCCCAAAACCTCTGGAAGATGGAATGATACCACTGCTTCCTTATGGGAGACGGATCTGGGAGGAGGAACTCTCACCTTTCCAAGTTTTAACTcaagtgaatttaaaaattattttaaaaggaaaaatgtacaAATGGAAAATACAGTCTGCCAAATGATAATAAGCAGTGAAGCCTGGGGCAGCCTCTGATTTCAGAGTCTCaaacgttctctctctctctctctctctctctctctctctctctctctctctctctctgttgcctCTCACAGTTGGACATGTGATTTCAAAAGATTTTAGCTCAAGGATCACGGGATATGaactaagaaattattttttactttaaaaatatgagaaaGCAATACAGTATTTTGTAATGTGAAAATGAGGCTAAACTCACATTTTAGTGTTCACAAATAAAGTTTTGTTGAAGcacagctgcccccccccccccacacacacacactgctttcagCTGCTTCTGCATGGTAACAGCAGAGTTAAGTTCTGTGAAAGAAAATGTGGCCACGAATTCTCATAGTCATGCTCTTGTGCTGAAGAACgcaacaaaacagaaactgaaagccTTGTTTTAGATTGTagctacttcagttcctgccagaGTCTCTGTGCTTGTCTTTAATGGAGTAACAGcccattgtaaactgtttagagtgAGTCTTCCACATAAATGATGTAAGTTTACCTTGGATGCTAACTGCTACCATCTGATGCTGGAGTTGATTTCTCTAGACTTCCCTCAATCACCTTCCATAAGCACAGGCGCCCCTTCAAGATGTCTTGTATATGCTGGGAAGAAGTGACAGCCAGTCAGGAAAGTCAAGTgacccctgcccctgcctgcgGTACCTCAAAATGCCTACCCCCACTGAAGCTTGGTCAGAAGAGCTATGTAATAGAAAACTTCCTCGGCTGATGCGTACAAGGCTAAATATAGACCTGCCTTGAGAGCATCATTAAACATCTTAGGCTCAGGAGGTCTGACTCTAGCTTGATCTGCCTGTGTGAGCCTCATTGAATACCTTTAGGCTTAGCTCATTGCTCATAAGAAGTGGGTATGACATTTCACTCATCACAGCTCAAATCTACACTTTACCAATGTCTGACGCTGGCGAGTGGCAGCTTTCTAATTAGCCCATAAACTCTAAAGGTAAGTTAGAAGGGTCTTACCCAAAATGTACTTCTAATTCAAGTTtgagaagtaaataaaattaatcattcAAAGTTTGTGTTTAACATTTACTGAGATTAAAAAATGCTGGATACAGCATAGATTTATGCAATCACTGAattcatataattatattttgtaattgcttttgaaaagatttatgtTGCCCTGGGAATGTAGCCAactagtagagtgcttgcctagcatgtccaaAGATTGATTACCAGCATcagcaaattaattaattaactaatacataaaatttttgttgaataaatatgtCCTAAAATCACTCTCTTTTGATGTCTAGGATTATCTTATTATTAAAGCCATATTTGAAAAATCATCCCATATATCTGTCTTAGTCAATTTTGTGTTGCTGTAATCAAATATATGAGGCTGGATAATTTGTAAAGCAAAGAAGTTTACTTAGCTCTGGAAATTCAAGAGCTTGGACATCAGTATCTGCCTGGCTGGGAAGAGGCCTCATGGCAGATGGCACCACAGGATATGATTGTGTGCAAAGAGGATTAAAAGATTCCAGCCTCACCGCAAGGCATTCTTGTGGGAACTAGTCCAGTCCCAGGAGACCAGCTCCTCTCCCAGGAGACACGTTAACATGGCATGAGGACAAGCCATCATCTACCGTGTTATTCTCTGCAGCCATGAGTCCCTCCCTACCCTTACACTTTCCACCGCTTCGTCATCCGACTGGGGCCCTGCTTCTCCCATAAGAACCTTTGGGGAAAAGATGAAACCCAAACCATGCAAATATCTACCTTGTTATCATTTTACTCCTTCTATAATTACTGTTCTCGCTGTGCTCTTAGACTAGAGTTAGGAAATAAATTAGTTAGTATAACTATTTCAGAGTTAGGATCAAAATGACCCTGAAAAATATATTAATGGGAAACTTTCACTTGTAAATTTAGGTTGGCACATGAATAAAGGATATGAAACTGGTCAAATAGGACTATTTTGTGAAAAGTTAAAAGATAAaccaagaatattttaaattgactTCCTGAATTCAACATCATGTTTTCAttagaaataaattttgtttatagCATGCCTTGAGCCCTGGAGATAGCAGTATTTTCTAATTATCTACACATGCTATAGTGGACCCAAGTGCCATCTGTTACTCTAAGCTGTGGTTCCTGTACCCCGACACAAATTCTGACTCAGTATGTTATGAAGCCTGTGAGCTGACATTTGTAATACTGTACTTGGTGAGTTCTGGGGCCACATACTGGATGGCACTACCTAATATAGACTTCATTGACATGAATTATGAGTCTGACATTGTTATTTAAGTATTATCAATAGTACCAAAAATTTAAATCTAATTCCATTTTACAATCGTATTCAGTATTAGTCTCTTAACTTCACTCTATGCTTTCTCTGTCTAGTAACAAGCCATTGATGGTTATTCACCACCTGGAAGACTGTCAATACTGTCAAGGTAATTTCAGCTACTAGGATCTTACTGTATACCTAACATAAGGTGAACTTGTGAGAATTGTTCAGAAGGCACACAGGCAaatcccattttaaaaatacaattcccAGAGTACCACCATTCTACCAAGATGCTTAAAGACCAAGTGAGAGCCACCTAGGGGTGCCCTCTGGTAACTGCAGCAGAAGATTTGTGAGTCAGAAGTCACAATGATTGTTCCTATCTGCTGAATGTGAAACTATGATATGCTCTTTGGAATGTGATACCCATTTCTTCAAAGAATCAAAGTGATTAGGAAAACGTGCTGACAGAAATTGTTCTAACCAATGGGTTACTGAGCAGtgtaaattataaagctagtgtCTTCATTAATGTGATTGTCCCCTGACATCTCCGTAGACATACTCTAGCTCATTGCTTCCCAATGAGGGACTAAATGTTAAGAGGACAAGAAACCATTTACACCCCTGTCATTGATGTAAATGATAGAAAAACACACTAGCTTTGATATTGCATTGACAATGTCTTGACCCTTTAAGCTAACTGACATTATGTCTCCCTCACAGCACTAAAAAAGGAATTTGccaaaaatgaagaaatacaagaaATGGCCCAGAATGGCTTTGTCATGCTGAACCTCATGGTACATGAACTCAACAGTGTTTTCTTAATGTCATAAAATTCCATGGaaagtttaacttttttttttttttcaaaaacatgcAGGGTCAACTATTAGTTACTACGGAATTTAAAAGGACCTAATATACAATTTCCTGAAAATTTAGCTTCCATTAGAATGCTACACAGTCCAATATTGTTAATTGATTTCATCTTCTGCTAGCATGAGACCACGGATAAGAACTTGTCGCCGGATGGGCAGTATGTGCCGAGGATCatgtttgtgggtatgtgtaccATCTGTCAGATGTGCAAACTGGCAGGATCTCAGCATCCTCGCTTCCATTTGACTTGCTCTGAGGTTCTAAGTTAAGCAATGTTCTTTTTAAAGGGGGTCATTTCTAACGCAATCAATAACATTGTGTTCTTGTTAAATCTACAGCCAAAATTCACTATATTACTGAcagattttaacatttaaaagcaaTTTATGCTATTAAATCAATTTACCAATGCATTTTCATTACATTACAATACCCCAAAATAGATTAAAAGAGAGCCATGACTCAATGATGAAGACTAACCTTGCTTATAAATTTGCCTGCCCTTGTTTTAGAGTAGGGAGAATGAACAACTTGAAGAATATGTGGTAATGTTTGAGTgactttgtttctgttgtttttcacAGACCCTTCTTTGACTGTCAGGGCTGATATAACTGGAAGATACTCTAACAGACTGTACACATATGAACCCCAGGACTTACCCTTGTGTGAGTATTCATGAGTtccaccgggcagtggtgacagcTGATCCTGTACACCAAAGGGTCAAGAGTGGCTTTTATCAATGCTCTCCCCAATTCCGATCTCTGGTGCTGGGCATGGGGTTTAAAGCAcagattcccagcacacacacacacacacacacacacacacacacacacacacaccaaaaaaaaaaaaaaacagaacttccCAGAGGACTCAGAATCTCTTTTTTAGCAGGGTGGCCTACATCTTCCTCTGATCACTGAATTGTGAGATCTTAGCACACATTGAAATGACACAAACATTAACAGAGTTAACTATCTCCTGGTGTCAAAGACCCCATGTGCTTTTCTTAGATGACAATAATGACAATTTTGCCTGATTCTAATGCCTATAAATAATGAGGTACAAATTTACTTAGGACTTTAACCATTTTTAATAACAGTCAATATCAGCCATATTTAAGAAGATGCTATTAGTCTCAGGTCCAGCAATACTGGATAAATTCAATAGCTAACTAAAAAGAAGTCTCTCTCAAAGTTCACTGAATAAAACTGTTTATTGTTAATGAATCTGATGAGCTACCTCTAATTAGTGTAATTCCTGAATTTACAAATATTCCTTTAGCTTATAATATAGTACGCTAATGAGCCAACTAATACAAAAATTCAACAATCCAATTTTATATATTACCATTTATAAactatcatttatatatactatttatatattACTACTACTTTCATTTACTAAGAGCACAGCATGTGTCTCCTCCTGTTTCAGTGGTGGACAACATGAAGAAGGCACTAAGGCTTATCCAGTCAGAGTTGTAAGGGAGGATGGGAAGATGATTCAACTCTAAGAAGTCAAACGTGTGACAAAAAGCTCTGGCTCACTAGCAAACACCAAATGTCCAAGCACACAGATTTTGTAACATTACTATTCAGATTTGTGACATGTCTGTGATAGTTTATGAaggtaaaattatattttaataaatgctgACATGCGCTATGATGCTGTGGCTTGATGTTTACTTATATCACTAGAAAAGACAGTTTGCCATGAGCTCAGAGTTGCTGTGCTTTGCGTATGAAATGTCCTCACTGCCTCGAGTTTTGCAGGCTTGGTTTTTCGATGGTAAAGAAGTTCTGGAAACTGTGGAAGGTGGGATCCAGCTGGGGGTTATAGATCATGATGGTAGCTCATTGAGGGTTTCTTGTTCCTGACACCTTCTTATCTTGCtctctacttttaaagaatttctCCAAATAATTATCAGGGAAGGATGATATGCCCTCCTGAAATTACCAGGTGACCAATTTCTAATCCAGTTCTTTGCAGAAGATGCCATAAGGTCAATAAAATGTTGTGTGttcttttaaataataagaaaatttcTGCCAAAGGAGCACTGTGGTCATGAAGGAACAATTATCAGGAGGCAGGACATCTCTGGATAGTTAGCATTCCTAACCCACAGACACTGGTTGCATTTCAGAggtgtcttgagaaaaaaaaaatagtgtacaCGGGCTAGATACACACTAGAAGCCATGATATCCACATCAAGGACAAGTattatttaaagaacaaaacaaacaaaaaaattccctgtggtagtttgaattataattggcccctataatctcatagagggagtggcactattaggcagtgtggctttgttagagtggggtggccttgtgggaggaagtgtgtcactgtggctttgaagtttcctatgctcaggatactgcccagggtctcagtcaacttcttgttgcctgcaagatgtaggactctcagctacttctccagcaccatgtctgcctgcacgtcactatgctctctgtcatgatgatagtggactggacctctgaaattgtaagccagccaccccaattaagtgttctctttataagagttgccgtggtcacggtgtctcttcacagcaatagaaaccctaactaagatactccCTAAAACATTATgtgacaaagaacctccaaagatgccattgagttccttttctgttggccatctattaCTAGGAAGTGGGCCTACCTTTAAAAGTGGTTCGCTTTCCCAGTAAGATTCCCTTGGAGAAAcctaaattttcatttacaagtaTTTACCAATGGGAGCTAGCTTGTGGGTCAGGGATGAGGGTGTTTTTCCACTTCTTCTCTCAGCTCTAGGATCCCATTTGGTCCTGTGAGGGCCCAGTGCATTCTGCTTCAGCGTCTGAGTTCATCTGTGCACCAGCCCTGTGTCTAGAAAGCCTTGATTCTATGGTGTCCTccatttctctggctctttcatctttctgtttcctcttctgcagagttctctGAGTCCCAAGGAGAGGGATATtatagatgaacagtcttattaaataagaaacacagagccaaatgcagagttaaaagcacaagaggtcagagcagtagctgagagctaatactaaaaaccctttcttaccctttgctgccactatcatccttcccctcagcaagagacctacttcctgtgtatctgtctttttattgactttctgttctgccttctcattggttgtaaacccaactgcatgacctcctagtcactgcctgtctatacagacctcctggtctctatggttggtattgagagaaaaggcatgtgtctccatgctggctgtatccttgaacacacagagatctgcctgtcatgtgatctggattaaaggtgtgaaccaccaccgcccagcttctgctatggcttgctattggctctaacccccaggcaactttttttattaacatacaaataaaatcacattccagtacaatgaaaatatcaccataggattTGATAGAGATATCCCTTTGGGAAATGAGTgttccagggtctctcactttctacataatgtctggctatggatTTCTGTATTTGGTCTCACCTGCAGCAATAGGAGACTTCTCAGATGATGACTTagcaaagcactgatctatgagaatGTCACATGGAGTCAttttgtcagggacaaggacagaatctctagttagtggaaaaatacagacccccaataagacagggaactagatcagcttacaatCAGGTTGcttagcaacaggacattgagtcagagcccttgaccctctcaccctgtaaacatcctatacaaacatcctgttagcttgcttcaccttatgcagatgacagcttcttgctccccccccccaccctgcagaactatataaacctttctggaagagaaataaagttgcaccttgatcagaatctagacttggtgtcttttcctttgtatctcctgtccctacattccctccttagggtggtcgagaacccgttgtagccctgcaggtggggcagttttattgctgtgttcctttaggaGAACAGTACTATTTGGTTTTCTCATAGGtgcctggcctatctagtctcaggttctagACTACCCAAGCAGCTCTGATTATGGGTTACCTCTCATGAAGTGTGTCTTaactcaaatcagatattggttggctactcccataagctttgtgaCACTATTGTACAAGTATATTTTTCAGGCAGAACACTATTGTAGATAAATGtgttgtagctgggttggtgtttacctttctcctttggtagcatgcagagtgccTTCCAATACCATGAATACTAGTCCATAGGGGTAAAGGCTcaatgtaggcaccagctcgacttctccatgttcaatgaattgtgtacatgttgtcttcagcaacggGGCCTTACCATCATTTTCTGAAGAGCCACTGATAGCCTTagcaatagcctgtgttgtttgggggttcctatGGTACCCTCTTGGCCAAGAACTCAGTCAGATGTAactggtactggaagctttgtttggttCACTTAGGGTTCTAACTCCCCCTGTTATTTgccaatttcatttagatcatcttcatatatagatagatagatagatagatagatagatagatagatagatagatagatagcagtGCTGGGTGGCGACATgtagatctctggggctcactgctcAGTCAGTCTACCTCCAGCTAAGCAAGCTCTagccccaggccaatgagagactcaaaacaagcagacaaacaaaaatgagcaTTCTCATGCAAAGCGTACACACAGAAagaccatatttttaaaatatttactttcctTATTATCCAACATCTATTTTCTACTTTGTGCCAGATATGGCATTTGCTACTGTGTATGCAAAGATGGACTGGGAAAATTACAGCATCTCCCTCCTCTGTGGATTGCGGTCTGGCTGTAAGATGTGCACACCATCACCTATGGAAACAATCCCTTTCTGCAGTCTGTGGATTTCGGTCTGGCTGTAAGATGTGCACACCATCACCTATGGAAACAATCCCTTTCTGCAGTGTCATGGATGATGTGGGACCAGTACGGGGAGCACAGCTTTCTCACCGAGCTGTCAAGCTCACACAAGCTTCGGTGCCGGTGAATCTGGAGTGGTATGAGAACGTGTTCCATCTCTCTCAACTTGATAAAACAGAAAGTATACTAGAGAGCTAAAGATTTATTGACTTAACCTGGAAACACAAAAGTATAcacagatttgttttgttttcatgttttaggATTTTATAATTAACGATGTGCCAGGCTACAGGAGAACTTACCTTTCCAGCacagtatacacatatacattaagATTGCTAAGGACTTCACAGTgatagctcttaaaacttaattaTATACAATTATCTACATATTCAGGACCAGTCTTACTGAGTAAAGGaaaatgagaattttcttttctgctttttaaatgtgtttcttgCCCATGTGTTCTTCATTAAGTAGAAATCCCTGGGAACAGTAAATCTTTCCCTGAGACTCCCTGACTCTCTTACACATTTACACAGATACGTAATGTCACAGAATCATTTGGATGTTGGGAGGGGACAGGGTTGTGGAGCCCACGTGAAGCCAGAAGCCACAAACACTGGACTCACCTGCTCTTTGCCCAGGTTTGGTTTAGGACTACTGCACACACCTTGTCTGGAACAGATCTACTGGAATGCAACTGGACTACACTGAATACTGGTTACTGCCACCTGCAGGAATACACTGCAGTGATTTTCCAAGGGAATCCACCATCACCCGAGCTATGCTCAtttctgctgtgatgaaacacctcaACAAAAACCAGCTTAAatagaaagggtttgtttcagctcacagttacagcttacagtccataTTACAGCAAAGTCAAAACTGCAGAAACTTGCAGCAACTGggcacatcacatccacagtcaagagtagagataaataaatgcatgcatgcaaatcCTCAGCTTTCTTCCTCTACTCTCACACAGACCATGACCCAAAcccaggggatggtgctgcctACAGAAGGCttggtcttcctacctcaattaaggCAATCAAGATGATCTCCCATAGACATGCCTATAGGCAAACGGGAAGTAGACAATTCTTTATTGAGAGTCTCTTCCTGAGAAATACTAGGCTGTGGATAactaaaactagccatcacataCAGGTTGAATTATACCACTTTAAACCTTTGCATGTTTAAGTCCCTGTCCTTAGTACCTCAAATATCATCTTACTTCACCAACAgagtacaagagatggaagagagaatctcaggcattgaagacatgatataagaaatggaagcatcaatcaaagaaaacattaaatttaaaaaatactggcacaaaatatccaggaaatctgggacactacaAAAAGGCCATatctaagaataacaggaatagaggaaagaaaataaacatagctcaaagacataaaaaatatttccagcaaaatactagaaaaaaatttcctggcccacaaaagaagaagaaagtccccttggcacataataatcaaaacactaactctacagaacaaagaaagaatattaaaagctgcaaaggaaaaataccAAGTAATGTATAAAGGTAAACTGATTAGAATaatacctgatttctcaatggagactctaaaagccagaaggacccaCATAGATGTTTGACAACATCTAAAAGACCACAGGTGTCAgcccagtaaaactttcaataaccatagatggagaaaatacgatattccatgataaagtcaaatttaagcaatatctgtctacaaatccaaccctacagtAGGCtccagaagaaaaactccaacctaaagagtttaactacacccaagaaaatataaggaataaataatctcagatcAGTAAATCAAAAGAtgggaaacacaaacacacaatgctGCCAttgccactaccaccaccacataataataataataataataataataataataataggaataagcaaacactgctcattgatatctcCCAACATCAGTGTCTCAATTCACAGTAAAAGAACGCAGAATGAATGTGAAAAACAggctccatccttctgctgcatacaagaaacacaccttaacaccAAGGATAGCTATTATCTCAGAGCAAAAGGTTAGAAAAGGCTATTCCAAGCTAACGGACCTAAGAAACATGctagtgtagccattttaatgtctaacaaaatagacttcaaagcaaaactaatcaaaagaaatggCGAAAGACAATACTGTAGTTGGGTGttttactcttttactcttttgaggggtccaccacccagttcccaaataaatacacatggagacttattattacttataaatgcctggccttagcttggcttgtttcttgtcagcttttcttaaattagctcatctaccttttgcctctgggcctttgtctatttctgtatatcttttctttcctttctattctaTGTGTGGCTCattgactggcc
Above is a genomic segment from Peromyscus leucopus breed LL Stock chromosome 14, UCI_PerLeu_2.1, whole genome shotgun sequence containing:
- the Agr3 gene encoding anterior gradient protein 3, with product MMLQSTLALCVLLITVSSNLAIAIKKEKRPPQTLSRGWGDDITWVQTYEEGLFHAHKSNKPLMVIHHLEDCQYCQALKKEFAKNEEIQEMAQNGFVMLNLMHETTDKNLSPDGQYVPRIMFVDPSLTVRADITGRYSNRLYTYEPQDLPLLVDNMKKALRLIQSEL